The genomic segment TCGACGAGGTCCAAAGCAAAAAACTCGCAGAAGCCCTCTGGCATGTGACGGATCAGTACCACCTGCCAGATGATACCATCTTCTACAAATTTGCGTTTTTAAAACTTCCACATCCCGATAGCGTTGATCCTGTCCATCTTTTCAAAGTCTATGTCAAGGCTACCCTTTTCCCGATTCAGAAAAATGAGCAAGAGAACAACGTTGGCGTTACAATGACGGTTAGAGATATCCACATCGTGCGCGAGATCATTGGAGCCAACAGCAAAGGCGGATGCATCTGGACGGCGGAAGAAGCCGCCGAGATCCTGCAGCGTATACTCGAGTGGTGGAATGCCGATAAAGATATGCTAAGCGAAAAGGGAAACGTGCCCAGTCCCTTTCAATCAATACGAGAGGCGTTTCGAGCAAGATTTAGCCGTATTGTTGAGTTGCTCGCTGAGGTCGTATGCCCGAAGCTCGGTTCAGATTCATCTGACGAAATTAAAACATCCCTAGGGCGACTTCTTAAGGAAATTCAGGAGTACGGGCTGTCGTGCTGTGCAGCTGAAGTGGAATGTCTTCATATATTCCCCGATCAAAGGGCTGACGTCTACAAACGAATCCATGAAGCGTTAATTTCGGATCAGGGAATCATCCAAGGAGATGCTCTCAATGCGATCGCCAGAATTCTTTTTGATGGCAAAGATACTAATGCGAGTATCGTAGAACCTGATCCGACATCAATGCTCTGTCAATACATCACATGGTGCCCTACAGATTTCATAAGCTTTGCACTGCAGATTGTCGTTCTAGTTCTGGAACATTCGCGGGCCAGTTTCTCGACCAGCCTGGAAGATGCCGTCCTAAAACGACTTAATAGGCTCCTTACTGATACGGCATACAAAATTGAAAATCCAAATTTTGAGACGTACGACAATTCAGATTCGGATTTTGATAAAAAACTGGAGGTCCGGCTCTATTCATCAGAGCTGGCAGCAGCGCTCTGGACATATTACAGGATGCAGAATAAACCTATCCCAGAAGTCGTTGAAAAATGGCGTAAATCTTGCCTGTCGCCTAATGAGTTTTCAGAAATTAAGAACCCGTGGATTAATCGTGCAACAGAATGATGCAGAAGGTCCCCCTTCCCTACTCAATACTTCAGCTGGGATAATTAATGACAGCATTTCCGCAGAGGATGATCCACTGCGGGAATGAGGCTTTTAAACAGGTTATTTCTCTCCCTGAAATGGCCGGGGTTCCGGGAACCATGCCCGGGTTCGATTTGAGAAACGGACGAGAGCAAGCATCACCGGGACCTCGACCAATACCCCGACAATCGTTGCCAGAACCGCCGGAGAAGACGCCCCGAACAATGTGATGGCGACCGCAACGGATAACTCAAAGAAATTAGAGGCCCCGATCATCCCTGCAGGCGCGGCAATATCATGGCTCAAGCAGAGCTTCCTGCACGCCAGATAGGCGATAAAAAATATAAAGCAGGTCTGAATTATCAAGGGAATGGCGATCAGGACGATATGCAAAGGATTGCCAAGAATGACATCACCCTGAAACGAAAAAATCAGCACCAGGGTCAGAAGCAGCCCTCCAATGGTAACGTTGTTGAATTTCGGGATGAAAGCCTTGTTGAAATACTCTTCCCCGTGGGCCTTGATGACGTAGTTTCTGGTGAGGATACCCCCGGCCAGCGGAATCACCACGAACAGAAAAACGGATACCAACAGAGTGCTCCAGGGAATTGAAATCCCTCCTACGCCCAGCAAAAAAGCGACTATCGGCGTAAAGGCGACCAGGATAATAAGGTCGTTGGTAGCCACCTGGACCACGGTATAGGCCGCATTTCCTCGAGTCAGATGACTCCAGACAAAGACCATGGCGGTGCAGGGCGCCGCTCCCAGAAGAACCGCACCGGCCAAATAATCGCGTGCCAACTCCGGCGGAATCAATGCTTTGAAAACGACGTAAAAGAAAAGCCACGCAATCCCAAACATCGTAAAAGGCTTGATCAGCCAGTTGACAACCCAGGTAACGTAGAGACCGCCCGGGTTTCGTCCGACATTTTTTATGCTGGCGAAGTCAACCTTCATCATCATCGGGTAAATCATCAGCCAGATCAGGACGGCGATGGGGATGGAAACCTTAGCGTATTCAAACCGACTCAGGAAGCCGGGAATGGCCGGAAGATATTTGCCAATGAGAACTCCGGCAACCATGCACAACACGACCCAGAGCGTGAGGTTTTTCTCGAAAAAACTGATTCCAGCATACTTCTGCTTCTTCATTAGTTAGCCTTTCCTTTTGCGATTTCATCCTTCTCCGCATAGTGGGCCAGGACTTCGAGCAGCAGCACCGTCGAAATCATATCGACCGCGAAGATGCCCACCATGATTGCAATCTGGTATTGAATCGCCGTCATCGGTGTCGAGCCGCCCAGCATTTGGCCGGTCATCATGCCCGGAAGCGATACAATCCCCAGCGTCGCCATGGTTGCAATCTGAGGCTTAACCCCGGCACGCAGCGCAGTCTGCATGAATGGCCGCAGCGCCTCGCTCCGATTCGCCCCGAAAAGCAGCCGCAGCTCGTATTCCGAACGTTTGTCACGCATCTGGCGGAAAAACCGCTCCAGGACCACCACGTTGCTGCGCAGCGAATTGCCCAGCAGCATCCCGCCGATCGGAATTAACAGCGAGGCATCCGAGGGACTCTTCCCGACGATCAGGATAATGAAATAGAACAATACAGATAGAAACGTGACGGTCAGCGCCGTAAATGTAGCCGGAAACATCACCCGGACCGGGAGCCCGGCCTGCCGCAACGTCGTCCACGCCGCCACGGCGGTCATGATAAGAACCCAGAGCATATTGACCCACAATGAGTTCCACTCAAAAACATAGCGCAGATACAACCCAACCAGCAGCAGTTGCACCGACATGCGCGTCACCGCCCACAGCGAATCGCGCACGATTCCCAGTTGGTAGCGCATCGCCAGCAAGAAAACCGGAATCAGCAGCAGATAGGCGGCTGTCATTCCAAAATACGTCAATTCGGCAGTGTGATTCATGGTCTGACCTTTCTCAAA from the Desulfobacterales bacterium genome contains:
- the arsB gene encoding ACR3 family arsenite efflux transporter, whose product is MKKQKYAGISFFEKNLTLWVVLCMVAGVLIGKYLPAIPGFLSRFEYAKVSIPIAVLIWLMIYPMMMKVDFASIKNVGRNPGGLYVTWVVNWLIKPFTMFGIAWLFFYVVFKALIPPELARDYLAGAVLLGAAPCTAMVFVWSHLTRGNAAYTVVQVATNDLIILVAFTPIVAFLLGVGGISIPWSTLLVSVFLFVVIPLAGGILTRNYVIKAHGEEYFNKAFIPKFNNVTIGGLLLTLVLIFSFQGDVILGNPLHIVLIAIPLIIQTCFIFFIAYLACRKLCLSHDIAAPAGMIGASNFFELSVAVAITLFGASSPAVLATIVGVLVEVPVMLALVRFSNRTRAWFPEPRPFQGEK
- a CDS encoding ABC transporter permease, with amino-acid sequence MNHTAELTYFGMTAAYLLLIPVFLLAMRYQLGIVRDSLWAVTRMSVQLLLVGLYLRYVFEWNSLWVNMLWVLIMTAVAAWTTLRQAGLPVRVMFPATFTALTVTFLSVLFYFIILIVGKSPSDASLLIPIGGMLLGNSLRSNVVVLERFFRQMRDKRSEYELRLLFGANRSEALRPFMQTALRAGVKPQIATMATLGIVSLPGMMTGQMLGGSTPMTAIQYQIAIMVGIFAVDMISTVLLLEVLAHYAEKDEIAKGKAN